The sequence CCCGACATGTTGCTCTCCCCGAGAACAAAGCTGCATGAACTGCATCAATGGTAGCGTTATGGGGTTCGAAGCCAAAGTTGGGCTTTGAGGCAGAGAGTGAGAGGAAGGCCAGCAGGGATGAGAGCAGAGATCGCATGGTTTGGTTTTTTGGTTTCTCCCGTCACCGGCTACCTCAGTTTAACAAGGCAATATATTCGTCAACAAGGGCGCCTCTTCACCATCTCGCAAGCGACTACTCTgtacatgataagctaatcAAGATTATTCAAGATAGATTGGAAGCTAAAATATTAGAGTCATGTCACCATCTTTAATATCAACAACACCAAGTGATGACGGTGGTATGCTCCAAGGGTAAAAGGTGCTGGTCACCCAGCAGAGTCCGCTACGTGTCCTTGTTGTACAGTACATCAGGTCTACTTGCCGGTCACTTCAGAGAAGTGCGTGAATGCCATGCGAAGGTGGGGTCTACTCCAAAATGATATGCAGACACTACAGACTTGGGGCAAGAGGACAGTCTCGAACAGACTCTCATGGTCAGATTATGTTCTCACAACTTCATCAATTTGTTCCCTTTCCATCCTCGCTGATTGAAGCCGGTTTCTGTGCCAGAGAGGTCAACACGACCCCAAAGCTGTGGATCAAGAAGATGGAGGCCCCGGACGCAAGGGCATTCTACAACTGGCTGTGTGAAACCCACCAGACCAGAATCAAGGGCGCCTCAGTTCTCCATAGCTACTGGTGCTGTGGCAAGATATTCTGCGAGTATTTAAACGCGGAATTGGGAGCCTCATGGCAGAAGACATTTTGAATGTGAGGTGATGAAACCCTCTACAGGTATTCCTGCTGTCTGAGACTAACAGCAGCAACAGTACATCAATTAGCCGGGCAAGAAGAAGTGGAAGCTACAAGTGTTACCAAGAGAAAAGCCAACAGAAGACAAGGAACAGCGGAGAGGTCGACTGGTACAACAATGTCGCCGCTTCCCTCGAGACACTGTCTCCGAGAGAGAAAGTGGAACAGCAGAGATATTGCAATAAGATTCTCCCTTATCGAATCCTAGGCTGAACAAAGTCTGTCAGCTTCATACAATGATTAGCCATGCTAAGAAACAAGCATCGCTTGGGTACGGAAGACCGTGAATATTTAATGATAAGCTTGAACTCCCGCATCCCATCCTTGGTTATGGCCCTGTATGATATCTGGTCGTCTATGTATAGTGGAAAGGGAAAGGCGCAGGTTGTTTAACAACCATTCATTGAGATTCGAAATTGATCCGAAAGCGATCCTTAGATGTCGCCTAGAGCGCTCAGGGGTACAGGCGCCCCGATCTCCCTAGGTTTCGGTCAGCTAACATCTCGAAAATCCTTAAAACCCTGTTTTATATTCTTGACAAGAAAAGGGGGAGGCAAAATCCACGGTATGCTATTCCACACCGGCTGATCCCGAGCTGACTTGTCAAATCCGTTTCCTCTAGCACACGGAAGGAGGAGTGGGATGGGTCTCCAAAAGTTCCGAAGCCACATGCCTGGACTGCATCAAGTATTGCGGATTGGACGTGTGTTGGTGCTTCTGAAAGGGTCTGTGCGGCAGGACGAGGCTTGAATCAACTGCCTGGCTAAAGGACGTTTTTGGTGTCAATGCAGCATCCCGACCGAACCGAAATTGTGGCACAGCATCGGGCAAAACCGACATTTTTCTGTCCACATAAAATATATTCCCGCTAGAGGCTCTGGAATCATTTAGATTCGATCAGTTACTGTAAACAATCGGTTAATTCAGGTATTTAACGTTGAACTTAGATTTAGCAGCCCTCTTATCGATATGGCGGACAATCGCTCCATTTCTTCCGCAGATTACAAGGATCCTGTTGTTGAAGATGCGCAGGTGGGGGTAAAAGGAAAACTCAAGGAGTTCATCCAACTATCATCGTCGGGACGAGCGGCCAAGGAGAAGCGGGAGGCAGAGGCCATCGCAGCTCTGGATCGTGCTGTGGAACGACAACTGGATaaacagcagcaacaacagcaaaaaATTGATGATAAAGATTATGACGGAAAAGGGAAAGGTAGCAGTGTTTAGCAGCTTCGAGGCCCACCCAAAGTAAGGATCCAAAATCTAAGTAAAAAGGAGaagtgaaaaagaaaacaagaaTGGATTGAAAAGGAGTAAACTGTTATTCGACGAAGAACCTTTGTGCTGACAAGATCAGTGCTCTTCGAAGGCTTCCCGAAGTCTTTCATCGTACGCCTTTTTGTCCTTCATCCTGGATCTGATAAAGTCCATCGCATTTCGCCGCCAATATTCACAAGCCATGAGCAAGAAGTCCGTGTTTTGGGCATGTTTCTTATCATAGAGTGGCTGGAGGCGCTTGTAAAAGATGGAATGAAGCCCAGTGGGGCTTTCCAAGCCAGCAACATACCAGAATATTCCCTGTTCCCACGATTTTTGCATGGTTGATGCCCGTTGGATGGCATGGTCTGCAGGACagtgtttttcttcttcaataAATATGCCCATGAATTCTTGTCGTATTTGGTCATATTTTTCGGCATTGATGCAGTCGATTGATTCCTGAGTTAGCCAAAGAGGTGTGCCTATGAATTCCACCGGAAGGGCGGCGGCCCATTCCAAATCAATGATAGATTTAATATTCCAATTTTCGTCAACGAGGATATTGCTCGCGTGAATATCAGTcagtgaaaaaaaaaagggcccATGATTTAACCTTGAGTCAAAGTACTCCGGGCGTATTGTCCTCATCAAAGCAAGTGCAGTCATTTGGGAGACGCAGTCGCCCCCACTGCTGATGCCGTTCGGCTGATATGTAAGGCGGTTGTCATGGCAGACAAGAAGGGAATTGACGTAGGAATCAACACTTGCAAAGGTGCGATCCCTCGGCATGTCAACAGGAATATTTTCATTTTCCAAGTCTTGCAGCATGAATGTAAGGGGCCGGTTGGTAAGGCGTAGAAAGCCGCTATCATCAATGACGAAGGAACCAATTTTCGGCAGAGGAACACGGCTCAAACTTAGCATAATCTTTGAGAGGTCTCGAAAAAGGTTTTTTCGGAGCTCCTTTCGATCGTATTGATCCTGCATTGACACTGAAAGCATCTCCCCCTCTTCCATGTATTCGATGATTAGATACGGATGAAGTTCCTTGGAAAGTCTGTGTTTATGCTGAACAAACCTGGTGGGAACCGGGAGACCAACAAAAGACAAATACCAACGACGAAGGCGGTGAAAAAGACGAGGCAGCAGCGGTAATTGTTCAACGTCTGTAAACTGCGCAGAGTCAGGGTATGGGGTCAACCGACACCGTTGGCAAAGGCTGGTGGTATGCTTACACATTGTCCTGTTGACAAAGCGAACCCGTAAAGCTTTGGGATTGGCACTAAAGGGCACTCCTGTTGCAACCACGCGTACGCTCCCGCCTCACACTTGACTTTCTCATCGCTGTTCCCCGGAAAAGGGCCTTCACCAACACGGTAGGGGAGCGGGAAGCGAATAATCACGGGTTTGAAACCCTTTATGGTGACGAGAACGCAGAGATTGAAACTCCCGCTCATCCAGTTGTCGATCTCCACCGCATGACATGCTTTAG is a genomic window of Coccidioides posadasii str. Silveira chromosome 3, complete sequence containing:
- a CDS encoding uncharacterized protein (EggNog:ENOG410PK7F): MLVERQLLRENITFSVAKEKDVNILHQLSYRSRRDEFFKFINERRSLAAKLAAHHLGVPPKACHAVEIDNWMSGSFNLCVLVTIKGFKPVIIRFPLPYRVGEGPFPGNSDEKVKCEAGAYAWLQQECPLVPIPKLYGFALSTGQCFTDVEQLPLLPRLFHRLRRWYLSFVGLPVPTRFVQHKHRLSKELHPYLIIEYMEEGEMLSVSMQDQYDRKELRKNLFRDLSKIMLSLSRVPLPKIGSFVIDDSGFLRLTNRPLTFMLQDLENENIPVDMPRDRTFASVDSYVNSLLVCHDNRLTYQPNGISSGGDCVSQMTALALMRTIRPEYFDSRLNHGPFFFSLTDIHASNILVDENWNIKSIIDLEWAAALPVEFIGTPLWLTQESIDCINAEKYDQIRQEFMGIFIEEEKHCPADHAIQRASTMQKSWEQGIFWYVAGLESPTGLHSIFYKRLQPLYDKKHAQNTDFLLMACEYWRRNAMDFIRSRMKDKKAYDERLREAFEEH